The window CTATATTGTATGAACTATTTCTAAAAGCCCCGCAAATTGCACACATCAGCGAGTATTTGTGCTACCTGGCTTTTTTAATAACCGTATTTTCGGCTTTACGCCTGGCCAAATTCAATAATGATACCCGGCAGTCAGATAGCTTTATTGGCCTGCCTACACCCGCCAATGCCATATTTATAGCATCGCTGCCATTGATTATTGAACAATATGAGGTTTTGGCCCGATTTATCCTAAATCCGTATACATTAACGGTACTCATAGTTATCATGTGTACCCTACTGGTATCCGAATTACCGCTAATGTCGCTTAAATTCAAGAATCGCGACTTCAATAAAAACATTTTCCGTTATTTACTGCTCATGTTTTCGGCAATACTGATTCTATTTTTTAAATTTGTGGCAGTTCCGGTGGTTATATTCATGTACATCACCTTATCTTTAATTCAAACTAAAATAACTAATGACAAAGTTCCAGGCTGAAATTGACGTAAT is drawn from Mucilaginibacter ginsenosidivorax and contains these coding sequences:
- a CDS encoding CDP-alcohol phosphatidyltransferase family protein codes for the protein MKRRVRKHLPNTITCANLFSGCIGIVFAFQGNLLIASYAIFLAAIFDFFDGFASRVLNSYSFIGKDLDSLADMVSFGFLPSAILYELFLKAPQIAHISEYLCYLAFLITVFSALRLAKFNNDTRQSDSFIGLPTPANAIFIASLPLIIEQYEVLARFILNPYTLTVLIVIMCTLLVSELPLMSLKFKNRDFNKNIFRYLLLMFSAILILFFKFVAVPVVIFMYITLSLIQTKITNDKVPG